A genomic segment from Lignipirellula cremea encodes:
- a CDS encoding SRPBCC family protein yields MRKLLVIALGAVTLVVGAFLIYVSLQPNAFEVERTITINAPAEQVFPRINNLHNWSDWSPWRHLDPQMKETYVGSESGKGAIYRWSGNEEAGAGQMTITDSEPFQRVVILLEFTRPYESVCLVTFTLKPQDDQTTVSWLMTGETNFLMKAMFLDMDAMVGPDFEKGLASLKANVEAETNAAIVPADAGADRGTPAD; encoded by the coding sequence ATGAGGAAACTCCTGGTGATCGCCCTTGGCGCCGTCACACTGGTTGTTGGCGCCTTTTTGATCTATGTGTCCCTGCAGCCGAATGCGTTCGAGGTAGAGCGTACCATCACCATCAACGCTCCCGCCGAGCAGGTGTTTCCACGGATCAACAATCTGCACAACTGGTCGGACTGGTCGCCCTGGCGGCATCTCGACCCGCAGATGAAAGAAACCTACGTCGGCTCGGAGTCGGGCAAGGGCGCCATCTATCGCTGGTCCGGCAACGAGGAAGCCGGAGCCGGCCAAATGACGATTACCGACAGCGAGCCCTTCCAGCGCGTGGTTATCCTGCTGGAATTCACTCGCCCTTATGAGAGCGTGTGCCTGGTCACTTTTACGCTGAAACCCCAAGACGACCAGACAACCGTCTCCTGGCTGATGACGGGGGAAACAAACTTCCTCATGAAAGCCATGTTCCTCGATATGGACGCCATGGTCGGGCCCGATTTCGAAAAAGGGCTCGCCAGTCTCAAAGCCAACGTGGAAGCGGAAACCAACGCCGCCATCGTGCCGGCCGACGCAGGAGCCGATCGGGGAACGCCTGCCGACTGA
- a CDS encoding sialidase family protein, producing MRRFAIACLTVLTLSASTCAAEPPSPAVQMLFDSGQEGYPRYRIPALLVAPGGDLLAFCEGRKDGAGFTGNIDVVMKRSGDSGKTWSPLRTIVDDGKHTCGYPSPVVDRKTKTIFLAYTRTRGDDTEEEVVSGKSRDTTRVMIVASRDNGATWSAPVEISSTAKKADWTWYGFGSGIGIQLHSGRLVIPAYHAVAGSELRQAHMLYSDDHGSSWKVGGPVADETGECQIAQRRDGVLYCTARSHDGQEQRITAVSKDDGLTWNQPEKAPLLYDSICQADVYAVPSTVDAGQPLWLFSNPAGPGRTNLTLRTSTDEGKTWSAGKLLQPDNAQYSSLAELPDGAIGCLYDRWEDGNYRIRFARFPLAWLAPTEVPQD from the coding sequence ATGCGGCGGTTCGCAATCGCTTGTCTCACGGTGCTGACTCTTTCCGCTTCGACCTGTGCGGCCGAACCGCCCTCGCCTGCCGTGCAGATGCTGTTTGACTCTGGTCAGGAGGGCTATCCACGGTATCGTATCCCCGCGCTGCTGGTCGCGCCTGGCGGCGATCTGCTGGCGTTCTGCGAGGGGCGCAAAGACGGCGCCGGCTTTACCGGCAACATCGACGTGGTGATGAAGCGCAGCGGCGACTCGGGAAAAACCTGGTCGCCCCTGCGGACGATTGTCGACGATGGCAAGCATACGTGCGGCTATCCCTCGCCGGTGGTCGACAGAAAAACGAAAACAATCTTCCTGGCTTACACCCGCACCCGCGGCGACGATACCGAAGAAGAAGTCGTCAGCGGCAAGAGTCGCGACACCACCCGCGTGATGATCGTTGCCAGCCGCGACAACGGCGCCACCTGGTCGGCGCCTGTCGAGATCAGCTCGACCGCCAAAAAGGCCGACTGGACCTGGTACGGCTTCGGTTCCGGCATCGGTATCCAGTTGCACAGCGGACGCCTGGTCATTCCCGCCTATCACGCGGTGGCCGGCAGCGAACTTCGCCAGGCCCACATGCTTTACAGCGACGATCACGGCTCCAGCTGGAAAGTCGGCGGACCAGTTGCTGACGAGACGGGCGAATGCCAGATCGCCCAGCGGCGCGACGGCGTGCTGTACTGCACGGCCCGCAGCCACGACGGCCAGGAGCAGCGGATCACGGCCGTCAGTAAGGACGACGGCCTGACCTGGAATCAACCCGAAAAGGCGCCCCTGCTTTACGATTCAATCTGCCAGGCCGACGTTTACGCTGTGCCCAGCACGGTCGACGCCGGCCAGCCGCTCTGGCTGTTCTCCAATCCGGCCGGACCAGGCCGAACGAATCTGACCCTGCGCACCAGCACCGACGAAGGGAAAACCTGGTCCGCCGGCAAGTTGCTGCAGCCGGACAACGCCCAGTACAGCAGCCTGGCCGAACTGCCCGACGGCGCGATCGGCTGTCTTTATGATCGCTGGGAAGACGGCAACTATCGCATCCGGTTCGCCCGCTTCCCGCTCGCCTGGCTCGCCCCGACCGAAGTCCCGCAGGACTAA
- a CDS encoding Gfo/Idh/MocA family protein gives MSKRTRRQFLEDSMFATAAAVAASSGGSLLAAEEEKQSSSPNERLNVAVVGVRGRGNTHIGAFAGRKDTEITYIVDPDQEVGASRVKEVEKKQGRAPKFVEDMRAAFDDPSVDIVSIATPNHWHALAAIWAIQAGKDVYVEKPVSHNVSEGRRIVEAARKYNKICQCGTQSRSNQGMIDAMEFVHQGGVGEVTVARGLCYKPRGSIGARGVYPVPANINYGVWLGPAPFAPVTRKQFHYDWHWQWPYGNGDLGNQGIHQMDLARWGLGEKGLSERVFSYGGRFGYDDAGDSANTQVVVHDYGTKSLVFEVRGLKTSDYKGAKIGVMFEGEDGYVVMSSYDAGAAFDKDGKMIKSFKGGGDHFGNFLSGVRSRNIADLNGEIEEGHFSSALCHMGNISYRLGEPVKTAELVNKAASWKTSDNALDTLERTVAHLKDNGIDIDETDFTIGPQLEFDTKAENFPGNEAANAQLTREYRAPFVVPAADKV, from the coding sequence ATGTCAAAACGCACACGTCGTCAGTTTCTTGAAGATTCCATGTTCGCCACAGCGGCTGCGGTCGCTGCCAGTTCCGGCGGCAGCCTGCTGGCCGCTGAAGAAGAGAAACAAAGCAGCAGCCCCAACGAGCGATTGAATGTCGCCGTCGTTGGCGTTCGCGGACGCGGCAACACCCATATTGGCGCCTTTGCCGGCCGCAAAGACACCGAGATCACCTACATTGTCGACCCCGATCAAGAGGTCGGCGCCAGCCGCGTTAAAGAAGTCGAAAAGAAGCAGGGCCGCGCGCCCAAGTTTGTGGAAGACATGCGGGCCGCTTTCGACGATCCCAGCGTCGATATCGTCAGCATCGCCACTCCCAACCACTGGCACGCCCTGGCCGCCATCTGGGCGATCCAGGCCGGCAAAGACGTTTACGTCGAAAAGCCCGTCAGCCACAACGTGAGCGAAGGCCGACGCATCGTTGAAGCCGCCCGCAAATACAACAAAATCTGCCAGTGCGGCACCCAGTCGCGGTCCAACCAGGGCATGATCGATGCCATGGAATTCGTCCACCAGGGCGGCGTGGGCGAAGTGACCGTCGCTCGCGGTTTGTGCTACAAGCCCCGCGGCTCCATCGGCGCCCGCGGCGTTTATCCCGTACCGGCCAACATCAACTACGGCGTATGGCTGGGCCCGGCTCCGTTCGCCCCCGTCACCCGCAAACAGTTCCATTATGACTGGCACTGGCAGTGGCCTTACGGCAACGGCGATCTGGGCAACCAGGGCATCCATCAGATGGACCTCGCCCGCTGGGGTCTGGGCGAAAAAGGCCTGAGCGAGCGCGTGTTCAGCTACGGCGGCCGCTTTGGTTACGATGACGCCGGCGACAGCGCCAACACCCAGGTCGTTGTTCACGACTACGGAACCAAGTCTTTGGTCTTTGAAGTCCGCGGCCTCAAAACGTCGGACTACAAAGGCGCCAAAATCGGCGTCATGTTTGAAGGCGAAGACGGTTACGTCGTGATGAGCAGCTACGACGCCGGCGCCGCCTTTGACAAAGACGGCAAAATGATCAAAAGCTTTAAAGGAGGCGGCGATCACTTCGGTAACTTCCTGTCGGGCGTTCGCAGTCGGAACATTGCGGACCTCAACGGCGAAATCGAAGAAGGCCACTTCTCCAGCGCCCTGTGCCACATGGGCAACATCTCCTACCGCCTGGGCGAACCGGTCAAAACGGCCGAACTCGTCAACAAAGCGGCCAGCTGGAAAACGTCGGACAACGCCCTCGATACGCTCGAGCGCACCGTCGCCCACCTGAAAGATAACGGCATCGATATCGACGAGACCGACTTCACCATCGGTCCGCAACTCGAGTTCGACACCAAGGCCGAGAACTTCCCCGGCAACGAAGCGGCCAACGCCCAGTTGACCCGCGAGTACCGCGCCCCGTTTGTGGTGCCGGCTGCCGACAAAGTGTAG
- a CDS encoding polyphosphate kinase 2 family protein, with translation MPKTHELTPGAPIKMADLISDGAHFCDDREQAEKEFLALRERLVALEPKLYADASRSLLVIFQAMDAGGKDSATRKVFTGVNPQGVRVVSFKQPTEEELAHDFLWRIHKQTPRRGKIVVFNRSQYEDVLVVRVEKLAPKSVWQARFEQINQFEEMLTAAGTRILKFYLHISKDEQKERFQSRLDEPSKNWKFSPDDLAKRAQWDDYQDAYEDVLKRCTTPWAPWHVIPADRKWYRNLAVCRTIVDALETMDLRYPEPTWKPGEYKID, from the coding sequence ATGCCCAAGACCCATGAATTGACCCCCGGCGCGCCGATCAAAATGGCTGACCTGATCAGCGACGGCGCCCATTTTTGCGATGACCGCGAGCAGGCCGAAAAGGAGTTTCTCGCCCTTCGGGAAAGACTCGTCGCACTGGAGCCCAAGCTCTACGCCGACGCCAGTCGGAGCCTGCTGGTGATCTTTCAGGCGATGGACGCCGGCGGCAAGGACAGCGCTACCCGCAAGGTCTTCACGGGCGTGAATCCCCAGGGGGTGCGGGTCGTTTCTTTCAAGCAGCCGACAGAGGAAGAACTGGCCCACGACTTTTTGTGGCGGATCCACAAGCAAACGCCCCGGCGCGGCAAGATCGTCGTCTTTAATCGTTCACAGTACGAAGACGTGCTGGTCGTGCGGGTTGAGAAACTGGCGCCCAAGTCGGTCTGGCAAGCTCGCTTTGAACAAATCAACCAGTTTGAAGAAATGCTCACGGCCGCCGGCACGCGGATCCTGAAATTTTATCTCCACATTTCCAAAGACGAGCAAAAGGAACGCTTCCAGTCGCGACTCGATGAGCCCTCGAAGAACTGGAAATTCTCTCCCGACGACCTGGCCAAGCGGGCCCAGTGGGACGATTACCAGGACGCATATGAGGACGTCCTTAAGCGCTGCACGACCCCCTGGGCGCCGTGGCATGTGATTCCTGCCGACCGCAAATGGTACCGCAACCTCGCCGTCTGCCGCACGATCGTCGACGCCCTGGAAACGATGGACTTGCGTTATCCCGAACCGACCTGGAAGCCGGGCGAGTATAAGATTGATTAG
- a CDS encoding arylsulfatase has translation MPAAISMPCHDLPVRLLRQGAIFLLLAGLALLSAGTATGVSAAEQLQTPNIIYILADDLGYGDIGCYGQKIMKTPRIDRLAAEGMRFTEHFSGAAMCAPTRSCLMTGQHTGHTRVRVNGHGPLLEEDVTMGEVLQQAGYRTGVIGKWGIGEAGTTGVPWKQGFDHFFGYLNQSNAHHYYPPFLWRNDEKVLYPDNPEKRTHYSHDEFTRDAEEFIRENQKRPFFLYLAYTLAHVDLDVPDDDLQAWIGKIEETKPYGTPGGQHYRYQPTPHAAFAGMVSRLDRSVGRIVDLVDELGLTQNTLIIFTSDNGPTSAGGADPRFFDGNGPFRGIKFELYDGGIRCPMIARWPGKIAKGSETDHLSAHWDMLPTAAELAGAEAPSGIDGLSFLPTLLGEGQQAKHDYLYWETESRSGWQAMRRGQWKAHLANVANPKSTTFELYDLSADIAEATNVAADHPEVSQEMKRLLASARTVPQGNREILAVTPPKKKQQGKAKPPGAKKGKPFKDGQ, from the coding sequence ATGCCCGCTGCGATATCCATGCCTTGTCACGATTTACCCGTCCGCCTGCTTCGTCAAGGAGCGATTTTTCTGCTGCTGGCCGGCCTTGCACTCTTGTCGGCGGGGACGGCGACCGGCGTGTCGGCTGCGGAGCAATTGCAGACGCCCAATATCATTTACATCCTGGCGGATGACCTGGGTTATGGCGATATCGGCTGCTATGGCCAGAAAATTATGAAGACGCCGCGCATTGATCGGCTGGCGGCGGAAGGGATGCGGTTTACCGAGCACTTCTCCGGAGCCGCCATGTGCGCTCCGACGCGCAGCTGCCTGATGACGGGTCAGCATACGGGCCACACCCGGGTGCGGGTAAACGGGCATGGTCCCCTGCTGGAGGAAGACGTCACCATGGGCGAAGTGCTGCAGCAGGCCGGCTATCGCACCGGCGTGATCGGCAAATGGGGGATCGGTGAAGCGGGCACCACCGGCGTCCCGTGGAAGCAGGGGTTCGACCATTTCTTTGGTTACCTGAACCAGAGCAACGCCCATCATTACTACCCGCCGTTCCTGTGGCGGAATGATGAGAAGGTCCTCTATCCCGACAACCCGGAAAAACGCACGCATTACAGCCACGATGAATTCACCCGCGATGCGGAAGAGTTCATCCGCGAGAATCAAAAGCGGCCGTTTTTTCTGTACCTGGCCTACACGCTGGCGCATGTCGACCTGGATGTGCCCGACGACGACCTGCAGGCGTGGATCGGCAAGATCGAAGAAACAAAGCCGTACGGCACGCCGGGCGGACAGCACTATCGCTACCAGCCGACGCCGCACGCCGCGTTTGCGGGCATGGTCTCGCGACTGGACCGCAGTGTCGGGCGAATCGTCGATCTGGTCGATGAACTGGGCCTGACCCAGAACACGCTGATCATCTTCACCAGCGACAACGGGCCGACTTCGGCCGGCGGGGCCGACCCGCGTTTCTTCGACGGCAATGGGCCGTTCCGCGGCATCAAGTTTGAGCTGTACGACGGCGGAATCCGCTGCCCCATGATCGCTCGCTGGCCGGGCAAGATTGCGAAAGGATCCGAGACCGATCATCTGTCCGCGCACTGGGACATGCTGCCGACCGCCGCAGAATTGGCCGGCGCGGAAGCGCCTTCGGGGATCGACGGTCTGAGTTTCTTGCCGACGCTGCTGGGCGAGGGACAGCAGGCGAAACACGATTACCTGTACTGGGAAACGGAGAGCCGGTCCGGCTGGCAGGCGATGCGCCGTGGCCAGTGGAAGGCCCACCTGGCGAACGTCGCCAACCCGAAAAGCACAACGTTTGAGCTGTACGACCTGTCGGCCGACATCGCGGAAGCCACCAATGTGGCCGCCGACCATCCCGAAGTCAGCCAGGAAATGAAACGGCTGCTGGCGTCGGCCCGCACCGTTCCCCAGGGCAACAGAGAGATCCTGGCCGTCACTCCGCCCAAAAAAAAGCAGCAGGGAAAAGCGAAGCCGCCCGGCGCGAAGAAAGGCAAGCCTTTTAAAGACGGCCAGTAA
- a CDS encoding DUF1553 domain-containing protein: MASPCAVRGQTPEEVRFSRHVVAVFSRAGCNGGTCHGAVQGKNGFRLSLFGAKPELDFAQVKRGALGRRLNPLSPADSLLLQKATGGLGHGGGKVLDRNSRDFRILEQWIAQGAQLDAIEPSQITRLSVEPSQRDLHPGESYSLQVTATFTDGSEEEVTSLCSFTSSDAGVASVDAAGQVRAIEVGDAAMIVRFRAEPAVAMTVVARPGKPTGPAASPHNFIDEHILAKLKRLNLPPSELAGDTDFLRRVRLDVTGKLPTADEVREFLADPDVNKRSKKIEALLQDPGYAALWTLKFCDLLKANDFGVYADGLSEQNDAPRFQAWVRARIEENLPYDEFAARILTATSREGRSVQAWADEVIALQEGATKPRTDLELYAQRETLDAYWQRKDAVGVTGAMQIAHAFLGLRMECANCHRHPHDVWQQEDLLSFANFFMRVRTVGFNGANEKIYVEEGELFRQYTEEGKKLVEEAKKLKDTEGKKLATDQRETQSAIGRLKSEAAKFQQMADQLTSQATQKRNQAKNVAADEAKTLLQQADDLEKQAEAPQQQAKEKTAEQQTAEKSLATIEARLAEITAMDRRGKQLSGDVAKRIVHSQIHSLTDPATFKPASVSSPLGEQSSDEFRLLGQSEPLTIRPDEDPRQRVVDWLRSRDNPFFAKAIVNRVWAHYFGRGIIDPPDDLSPYNPPTHPELLEQLCTEFIDSGYDLHWLHRTILSSRTYQQTSIATADNAIDRTNYASFYFRRLPAEVLLDAINQTTGTSENFEMGFFHWPEGLTTVEIPYDTRNPFVNFMLEQFGRPARNRAVQCDCERQSEASMLQVLSLLNHPHIREKIADPKGRVAQVASQPNAVEELFLSTLSRFPSAEEQAACQAAIEAAESPAAGLQAVLWSLLNTREFLLQH, from the coding sequence TTGGCGTCTCCCTGCGCGGTCCGGGGGCAAACGCCGGAGGAGGTGCGGTTCAGCCGGCATGTGGTCGCGGTGTTCAGTCGGGCCGGTTGCAATGGCGGAACGTGTCATGGCGCGGTCCAGGGGAAGAACGGCTTTCGGCTGTCGCTGTTCGGCGCTAAACCTGAGCTGGACTTTGCCCAGGTGAAGCGCGGCGCATTGGGACGTCGGCTCAATCCGCTCTCGCCTGCCGATAGTTTGCTGCTCCAGAAGGCGACCGGCGGACTGGGGCATGGCGGCGGCAAAGTGCTCGACCGGAACAGCAGAGACTTCCGCATCCTGGAACAGTGGATCGCCCAGGGCGCCCAACTCGACGCGATCGAGCCGTCGCAGATAACCCGCCTGTCAGTCGAACCGTCGCAGCGCGACCTGCACCCGGGCGAAAGTTATTCCCTGCAGGTCACGGCGACCTTTACGGACGGTTCCGAGGAAGAGGTCACCTCGCTTTGTTCTTTCACTTCTTCCGACGCCGGCGTGGCGTCGGTCGATGCAGCCGGTCAGGTCCGTGCGATCGAAGTGGGCGACGCGGCCATGATTGTGCGGTTCCGGGCCGAGCCGGCTGTCGCCATGACGGTCGTCGCCAGGCCTGGCAAGCCGACCGGCCCCGCAGCGTCGCCGCATAACTTTATCGACGAGCACATCCTGGCCAAGCTGAAGCGGCTGAATCTGCCGCCGTCGGAACTGGCGGGCGACACCGACTTTCTCAGACGCGTGCGACTGGATGTTACCGGCAAGCTCCCCACTGCCGACGAAGTCCGCGAGTTCCTCGCCGATCCCGACGTGAACAAACGCAGCAAAAAAATTGAGGCCTTGCTGCAGGATCCAGGCTACGCAGCCCTGTGGACGCTCAAGTTTTGCGACCTGCTCAAAGCGAACGATTTTGGCGTGTACGCGGACGGTCTGAGCGAACAGAACGACGCACCCCGCTTCCAGGCCTGGGTGCGAGCGCGGATAGAAGAAAACCTGCCGTACGATGAATTCGCCGCCCGCATTCTGACCGCCACCAGCCGCGAAGGCCGCAGTGTGCAAGCCTGGGCCGACGAGGTGATCGCCCTGCAGGAAGGCGCGACCAAGCCGCGCACGGACCTGGAACTCTACGCCCAGCGGGAAACGCTGGATGCGTACTGGCAACGGAAAGACGCCGTGGGCGTAACCGGCGCCATGCAGATTGCGCACGCCTTTTTGGGGCTGCGGATGGAATGCGCCAACTGCCACCGCCATCCCCACGATGTCTGGCAGCAGGAAGACTTGCTCAGCTTCGCCAATTTCTTCATGCGGGTGCGGACCGTCGGCTTCAATGGCGCCAACGAAAAGATATACGTCGAAGAAGGCGAACTGTTTCGGCAGTACACGGAAGAAGGAAAAAAGCTGGTCGAGGAAGCGAAGAAGCTGAAGGACACCGAAGGGAAAAAGCTCGCAACCGATCAGCGCGAAACGCAGTCCGCCATCGGTCGGCTCAAGTCGGAAGCGGCCAAGTTTCAGCAGATGGCCGACCAGTTGACCAGCCAGGCGACGCAGAAGCGGAACCAGGCCAAGAACGTCGCCGCCGACGAAGCCAAAACACTGCTCCAGCAGGCCGACGACCTGGAAAAACAGGCGGAGGCTCCCCAGCAGCAGGCGAAAGAAAAAACGGCCGAGCAGCAAACGGCCGAAAAAAGCCTGGCGACCATCGAAGCCCGCCTGGCCGAGATCACCGCCATGGACCGACGCGGCAAGCAGCTCTCCGGGGATGTCGCCAAACGGATCGTCCATTCCCAGATACACAGCCTGACCGATCCGGCTACGTTCAAACCTGCCAGCGTCAGCAGTCCGCTGGGCGAGCAATCATCCGACGAGTTCCGTCTGCTCGGCCAGTCTGAGCCGCTGACCATCCGTCCCGACGAAGATCCCCGCCAGCGGGTCGTCGACTGGCTGCGATCCCGCGACAACCCGTTCTTCGCCAAGGCGATCGTCAATCGCGTCTGGGCGCACTATTTTGGCCGCGGCATTATCGATCCGCCCGATGATTTGTCCCCCTACAATCCGCCGACCCATCCAGAACTGCTGGAGCAGTTGTGCACCGAGTTTATTGATTCGGGCTATGACCTGCACTGGCTGCATCGCACGATTCTGTCCAGCCGCACGTACCAGCAGACCAGTATCGCCACGGCCGACAATGCGATCGACCGCACCAACTACGCTAGTTTTTACTTCCGTCGCCTGCCGGCCGAGGTGCTGCTCGATGCGATCAACCAGACGACCGGCACCAGTGAGAACTTTGAGATGGGGTTCTTTCACTGGCCGGAAGGTCTGACGACCGTCGAAATCCCGTACGATACTCGCAACCCGTTCGTCAATTTCATGCTGGAGCAGTTCGGCCGGCCTGCCCGTAACCGGGCTGTCCAGTGCGATTGTGAACGGCAGAGCGAAGCCTCGATGCTGCAGGTGTTGAGCCTGCTGAACCATCCGCATATTCGCGAGAAGATCGCCGATCCCAAAGGCCGCGTCGCCCAGGTCGCCAGCCAGCCCAACGCGGTGGAGGAACTGTTTTTGTCGACCTTGTCGCGGTTCCCCAGCGCCGAAGAACAGGCAGCCTGCCAGGCCGCGATCGAAGCGGCCGAATCGCCCGCAGCCGGTCTGCAGGCGGTGCTCTGGAGCCTGCTCAACACGCGTGAATTTTTGCTGCAGCACTAA
- a CDS encoding DUF1501 domain-containing protein, whose translation MKNACATFRQFHRRDFLRVGGASLCGVSLLDLLQARAQAAGQPTPKAKQLIVCWMAGGPPHTDMFDMKPESGSDYRGEFKPIKTNLPGLEICELMPKLAKMADKYTVIRSVTTMNKPGDHGRAPMYWLTGNPRLPSGTAKYPMYGSVVSKLRPGDDDLPTFTVLGKIDHHIKNSIASSFLGPAFNPFIFDPLESKDDIAKMLSPQIEAPAFARQTQLLQALDQRLRRQDGVDPLIAGLDKHQQTAFDMLRSPRLRQALDLSQEDDKTIARYKDSHLDKYRYPSGDPLHFLMARRLIEAGAPVVHFSLGYWDWHGENFVAGRQQIPMFDSGMSALLQDLDDRGLLDSTIVLALGEMGRKPKCGTGAKAGRDHWDYAQFVFAAGGGFQRGCVVGATDKLGEQVTDNFYKVESFGRTLYHQLGIDPDTIVRTLGNRPVKLIVEDAPIIKEALA comes from the coding sequence ATGAAAAACGCCTGCGCCACTTTTCGTCAGTTTCATCGGCGGGACTTCCTGCGCGTGGGCGGAGCCTCGCTGTGCGGAGTCAGCCTGCTGGACCTGTTGCAGGCGCGCGCCCAGGCGGCCGGCCAGCCGACGCCCAAGGCGAAGCAGCTGATCGTTTGCTGGATGGCGGGCGGCCCTCCGCACACCGACATGTTCGACATGAAGCCCGAGTCGGGCTCCGATTACCGCGGTGAATTCAAGCCAATCAAAACCAACCTGCCTGGCCTGGAAATTTGCGAGCTGATGCCCAAGCTGGCGAAAATGGCCGACAAGTACACGGTGATTCGCTCCGTCACCACCATGAACAAACCGGGCGACCATGGCAGGGCGCCCATGTACTGGCTGACCGGCAATCCGCGTCTGCCCAGCGGCACCGCCAAGTACCCGATGTACGGCAGCGTGGTTTCCAAACTGCGGCCGGGCGACGACGATTTGCCGACTTTCACCGTACTGGGTAAGATCGACCACCATATCAAAAACTCTATTGCCAGCAGCTTTCTCGGCCCGGCGTTCAACCCGTTCATTTTTGATCCGCTGGAATCCAAAGACGACATCGCCAAAATGCTGTCGCCGCAAATCGAGGCGCCGGCCTTCGCCAGGCAGACGCAGCTGCTCCAGGCGCTCGACCAGCGTCTGCGCCGGCAGGACGGCGTCGACCCGTTGATCGCCGGGCTCGACAAGCACCAGCAAACCGCCTTTGACATGCTGCGTTCGCCGCGGCTCCGCCAGGCGCTGGACCTGTCGCAGGAAGATGACAAAACGATCGCCCGCTACAAGGACAGTCATCTCGACAAGTATCGTTATCCGTCGGGCGACCCGCTGCACTTTCTGATGGCCCGTCGACTGATCGAAGCGGGCGCTCCGGTGGTGCATTTCAGCCTGGGCTACTGGGACTGGCATGGCGAGAATTTCGTCGCTGGCCGCCAGCAGATCCCTATGTTCGACAGCGGTATGTCGGCCCTGCTGCAGGACCTTGATGATCGCGGACTGCTGGATTCGACCATTGTCCTGGCCCTGGGAGAAATGGGACGCAAGCCGAAGTGCGGAACGGGCGCCAAGGCTGGTCGCGACCACTGGGACTACGCCCAGTTTGTGTTCGCCGCCGGCGGCGGTTTCCAGCGGGGCTGTGTCGTGGGAGCCACCGACAAGCTGGGCGAACAAGTGACCGACAACTTTTACAAAGTCGAAAGTTTCGGCCGCACCCTGTACCATCAATTGGGCATCGATCCCGATACGATCGTCCGCACCCTCGGCAATCGCCCGGTGAAACTCATTGTCGAAGACGCTCCCATCATTAAAGAAGCCCTCGCTTAA
- a CDS encoding zinc metallopeptidase, translated as MYYLDFRLMLFIAPAVILGMIAQWMVRSAYAKASQIPTQLSGFAAARRILDAAGLQNVDIEQTQGYLSDHYDPSHKVLRLSTDVYHGRTLAAVGIAAHESGHALQDDKRYLPLVIRNLAVPAASFGSFAGMTLLIAGVAFNWGPLLLLGILLFSGVVFFQVINLPVEFDASRRAKIELQQQGIVAPAEMGAVRSVLRAAALTYVAGTLQAILTLAYYVMRYLGNNRRGSY; from the coding sequence ATGTACTACCTTGATTTTCGACTGATGCTGTTCATCGCGCCGGCCGTCATCCTGGGGATGATTGCCCAGTGGATGGTGCGATCCGCTTACGCGAAAGCCAGCCAGATTCCCACGCAGCTGAGCGGCTTTGCCGCCGCCCGGCGGATCCTCGATGCGGCCGGTCTGCAGAATGTCGACATTGAGCAGACGCAGGGTTACCTGAGCGATCACTACGACCCCAGCCATAAAGTGCTGCGGCTGAGCACCGATGTCTACCACGGCCGCACGCTGGCGGCGGTGGGAATTGCCGCCCATGAGTCGGGGCACGCTCTGCAGGACGACAAGCGTTACCTGCCGCTGGTGATTCGCAACCTGGCGGTCCCGGCCGCCAGTTTTGGCAGCTTTGCGGGGATGACGCTGCTGATAGCGGGGGTGGCGTTCAACTGGGGCCCGCTGCTGCTGCTGGGGATTCTATTGTTCAGCGGCGTGGTGTTTTTCCAGGTGATTAACCTGCCGGTCGAATTTGACGCCAGTCGCCGGGCCAAGATCGAACTGCAGCAGCAGGGAATCGTCGCTCCGGCCGAAATGGGAGCCGTCCGCAGTGTGTTACGGGCGGCCGCCTTGACCTATGTCGCCGGCACGCTGCAGGCTATTCTGACGCTCGCCTACTACGTGATGCGTTACCTGGGCAATAACCGCCGCGGCTCTTATTAG